CAGGCCGAGACGCGCGAGGTCAGCTTCCCCTGGCAGCCGGGCGTGCACGACCGCTTCTCCGACGCCGCGCCCACCGGCGACCTGACCGCCCGGCTCCACCTGCCCGACGGCGCCAGCGGGCCGCTGCCCTTCATCGTCTTCCTGCACGGCTGCAGCGGGCTGAGGCCGCAGCTGGTCGAGCACTGGAGCAGCCGGCTCAACCGCCAGGGCGTCGGTGTGCTGATGGTCGACAGCTTCACCGCGCGCGGCATCTCCGACGTGTGCGGCGAAGGCGGCCCCTGGTTCGGCCGCCGGGTCGACGACGTGCGGGCGGCGCATGCCTGGCTGGTGCAGCAGCCCTTCGTGCGCACCGACCGCATCGCGCTGATGGGCCAGTCGCATGGCGGCGCCGTGACCCTGCTGGCCATGGCCGGCGTGCGCACCTCGCCGCTGTTCGTCGGCGGCGTGGCGCTGTACCCCGCCTGCCAGGTCGGCGCCGGCCGGCTGCAGTTCGGCAAGCCGACGGTGATCATGGTCGGCGACGAGGACAACTGGACCCCCGCCGCCGCCTGCCAGACGCTGCACGCGGCGCAGAAGCAGCCCGAGCACCTGGACCTCATCGTCTACCCCGGCGCCCGTCACTCTTTCGACAACCCGGTGCCCTACGCGCTGGCGCTGCGCAAGTACTACGTCGGCGAGCACGCCGCCTCGCGCGACAAGGCGCGCGAGCGGGTGGCGGCCTTCGTCGAGGCGGTGCTGAAACCTTGAGCCGCGCTCCCGCACGGCCGCTCCGAAGGGAGCGCTGCCTCCCTCTTGGAGGGACAGAGCGAAGCAAAAGGGTGCCATGACCGTTCACCGCTTCCGGCCCCGCCTGCTCGACGCGCTGCGCGGCTACGACCGTCGGCGCCTCGCCGCCGACATCGGCGCCGGCGTCACCGTCGGCGTGGTGGCGCTGCCGCTGGCCATGGCCTTCGCCATCGCATCCGGCGTCAAGCCCGAGCAGGGCCTGGTCACCGCCATCGTCGCCGGCTTCCTCATCTCGGCGTTCGGCGGCTCGAACGTGCAGATCGGCGGGCCGGCCGGCGCCTTCATCGTGATCGTCTACGGCATCGTCGAACGCTACGGCCTGACCAACCTGCTCATCTCGACCGCGCTGGCCGGCGTGCTGCTGTTCCTGCTCGGGCTGCTCAGGCTGGGCACGCTGGTGCGCTACGTGCCGGTGCCCATCATCGTCGGCTTCACCAACGGCATCGCGGTGCTGATCGCCTTGTCGCAGTTGAAGGACGGGCTGGGCCTGCAAGTGCCCAAGGTGCCGGCCGACGCGTTCTCGCAGCTGGCCGCGCTCGGCGCCCACCTGCACACCTTCAACCCCTGGGCGCTGGCGGTGACCCTGGCCAGCCTGGCGGTGCTGCTCGGCTGGTCGCGGCTCGGCCGCGTCGGTGACGCCGCGTCGACCCGCGCCGCCGCGGCCTGGGCCGCCCGGCTGCCGGCGCCGCTGGTGGTGCTGGTCCTCGGCGGTGCCGCGGTGGCGCTGCTCGGCCTGCCGGTGGACACCATCGGCTCGCGCTTCGGCGGCATCCCGCGCGCCCTGCCGGCGCTGGAACTGCCGGCGTTCAGCTGGGCCTCGGCGCAGGCGCTCGTCGTGCCGACGGTCACGCTCGCGCTGCTGGGGGCGGTCGAGTCGCTGCTGTGCGCCCGGGTGGCCGACCAGGCCAGCGGCCTGCCGCGCCACGACCCCAACCAGGAGCTGATGGCGCAGGGCATCGCCAACGTCGCGGCACCGCTGTTCGGCGGCATCCCGGCCACCGGCACCATCGCGCGCACGCTGACCAACGCCCGGGCGGGCGCCACCAGCCCCATCGCCGGCATGGTGCACGCGCTGACGCTGCTGGCCGTGGTGCTGCTGGCCGCGCCGCTGGCCGACCGGGTGCCGCTGCCGGCGCTGGCGGCCATCCTCCTGCACGTGGCCTGGAACATGGGCGAGTGGCGGACGCTCTCGCGCCGCCACCTGCGCCGCCACGGCGCCGACTACCGCTGGGTGCTGCTGGGCACCTTCGTGCTGACGGTGGTGTTCGACCTGACGGTGGCGGTGCAGGCCGGACTGGTGGCCGCCTGCGCCTTCTTCCTCTGGCGCATGGCCACGCTGTTCACCGCCACGCCGTGGCCCGACCGGGCACCGGACGGCGTGGGCGTGGTGCGGCTGGAGGGCGCCCTGTTCTTCGGCGCCGTCGGCCGCATCGAGGCGCTGGCCGACCCGTCCGCCGCACCGGGCGCCCCCGCCGGCACGCGGGCGCTGGTGCTCGACGCCGACCGGCTGTTCTGGATGGACGCCTCGGGCCTGGACGCCCTCGTCCAGCTGCAGCGCGACCTCCAGCGACAGGGACGCGAACTGTGGCTGACCGGCCTGCGCGGCCAGCCGGCCGACAAGGTGCAGCGCGCGGGGCTGACCGAGGGGCTGGGCGGCGCCCGGCTGGCGCCGGACGTCGGCAGCGCGCTGGCGGCGCTGGCGGCCTGAGCCGCCGCGGCCTGCGCTACCGCTGGCCGTCGCCCTCGCGGCTGCGGTCGTCCGACTCGGCGCTGCGCACCACCCGGCCGTCGGCGTCGAAGACCACGGTGAACCAGCGCGACGCCATGCCGTCGCGCCAGCGCCAGTCCCACTCCTCCTCCCGCTTCAGCGGGTAGGCCGTGGTGCGCGCCGGCCGGCCGAGCAGCCGCCGCACCTGCGCCTTGTCCAGGCCGGGCCGCACCTGGGCGAAGGTGGCCGGCTGCAGCACCTGGCGCAGCGCGCTCATCTTGCCGTCGGGCGCGATGGTGATCAGGTAGTTGACCTGGCCTTCGGGCTGGCGCGGGTATTCGAGCGTGCGCGAGCCGTCCGGCTCGGCGAACACCGCGGCGGGCTCGCCGAACTCGCGCCGCACGTCGGCCTCGGTGGACAGGCCCTCCTCCAGCCGGTCGATGCGCTTCTGGTCGCAGCCGACGAGGGCGAGCAATGCGCCGAGGCCGGCGGCGAGCCAGGCGGTGACGGTGGCAGATGGCATGCAGGGCTCCTCTCAAGGAAAGGCCGGGCCGCCCCAAGTTTCCTTGCCCCCGTGGGGGGCGGGCTGGGCTTCAGCCCGGCCCTGGGGGCCCCTCAGTAGAATCCCGGTCATTGTCCCGCCGGTGGTGCACCGGCCTCTTGTCTGCATTAGCCATCGCCATGCCGCTGTTCTGGAAGCCGTACAAGAGCGAGATCACCCAGTTCCTCGACGAGCTGAAGTCGGCCAAGCCCACGCTGGAGCGCGAGCAGCAGGCCGGCCGCGCGCTGCTCTGGGACAAGGAACTCGACCCCGAGTGGCAGGCCCAGTTCAAGGCCGGCAAGGTGTCGCAGGCGCCTTACGTCTACCAGCCCCGTCCGAGCAAGTGACCGCCACCGCCGTGGCCGCGGACGACCACGGTATTCCGGAAGTCGTGGACCAGGTTGCCGTCGCCCGCCTCTACGGCGAGCCGCTGTTCGCGCTGCCGCAGGACCTGTACATCCCGCCGGACGCACTGGAGGTCTTCCTCGAGGCCTTCGAGGGCCCGCTGGACCTGCTGCTCTACCTGATCCGGCGGCAGAACTTCAACATCCTCGACATCCCGCTGGCCAGCGTCACCCGCCAGTACCTGGACTACGTCGACCAGATCCGCCAACACAACCTCGAGCTGGCCAGCGAGTACCTGCTGATGGCGGCCATGCTGATCGAGATCAAGAGCCGCATGCTGCTGCCGCAGCGCAAGGCCGACGACGGCGCCGAACCCGAGGACCCGCGGGCCGAGCTGGTGCGGCGGCTGCTGGAGTACGAGCAGATGAAGCTGGCCGCCGCCCGGCTGGACGCGCTGCCGCTGCTGGGCCGCGACTTTCTGCGTGCGCAGGTCACCATCGAGCAGGCGCTGCAGCCCCGTTTTCCCGACGTCACGGTGGACGACCTGCGCGGGGCTTGGGCCGACGTGCTCAAGCGCGCCCGGCTGCACCAGCACCACCGCATCAGCCGCGAGCAGCTGTCGGTGCGCGAGCACATGAGCCTGGTGCTCAAGCGGCTGCAGGGCCGGCGCTACGTCGAGTTCGACGAGCTGTTCGACGTGCAGCGCGGCCCGCAGGTGATGGTGGTCACCTTCATCGCGCTGCTGGAGCTGGCGCGCGAGCGGCTGCTGGAAATCACCCAGGCCGAAGCGTTCGCTCCGATCTACGTCCGGCTGGCCTACACGCCGGCGGCCTGACGCTTCGAGACGTCGATCGGGCGGCGCCCCACAATCGCGCTCCCGCGCCCCGAGGTCCCCGTCATGAGTTCACACACCTCCCCCGGCACCGGCGGCACCGGGCGCAAGCCCGTGACCCTGAACGCCCTGCGCGAGCTGCACGCCCGCGGCGAGCCGGTGGCCATGGTCACCTGCTACGACGCCAGCTTCGCCGTGGCCTGCGACGAGGCGGGCGCCGACAGCCTGCTGGTCGGCGATTCACTGGGCATGGTGGTGCAGGGCCACGCCAGCACGCTGCCGGTGACGCTGGAGCAGGTGGCCTACCACACCGCCTGCGTGGCCCGGGTCAAGCCCGCCGCCTGGCTGATCGCCGACCTGCCCTTCGGCAGCTACCAGGAGGGCACCGCCCAGGCGGTGCGCTCCAGCGTGGCGCTGATGCAGGCCGGCGCGCAGATGGTCAAGCTGGAAGGCGGCGGCTGGACGCCCGAGCTGGTGCGCGCGCTGGTCGAGCGCGGCATCCCCGTCTGCGGCCACCTGGGCCTGACGCCGCAGAGCGTGCACGCGCTGGGCGGCTACCGCATCCAGGGCAGGACCGAGGACGGCGCCGCCACGCTGGTGCGCCACGCCCGCGAGCTGCGCGACGCCGGCGCCGCCATGGTGGTGCTGGAGCTGATGCCCACCGCGGTGGCGCAGCAGGTGCAGGCGGCGGTGCCGGAGGTCATCACCATCGGCATCGGCGCCGGCAACGTCACCGCCGGCCAGGTGCTGGTGCTGCAGGACCTGCTCGGCCTGACGCGCGGCCGGCTGCCGCGCTTCGTGCGCAACTTCATGGAAGGCGCCGGCAGCCTGGACGCCGCGCTCAAGGCCTACGTCGCCGCGGTGAAGGACCGCAGCTTCCCGGACAACGCCATCCACGGCTACTGACCCCGTCTGCCTCGCCATGCGCGTCATCCACACCGTCGCCGAGCTGCGCCAGGCCCTGCAGGGCGAGCGCACCACCACCTTCGTGCCCACGATGGGCAACCTGCACGACGGCCACCTGTCGCTGGTGCGGCAGGCCAAGGGCTTCAGCGGCCCGGTGGTCGCCAGCATCTTCGTCAACCGCCTGCAGTTCGCGCCGCACGAGGACTTCGACACCTACCCGCGCACGCTGGCCCAGGACTGCGCGCGGCTGGCACCGGCCGGCTGCGACCTCGTCTTCGCGCCCAGCGAGCGCGAGCTGTACCCCCAGCCGCAGGGCGTGAAGGTGGTGCCCCCGCCCGAGCTGGCCGACATCCTGGAAGGGGCCTTCCGCCCCGGCTTCTTCACCGGCGTGTGCACGGTGGTGGCCAAGCTGTTCGCCATCGTGCAGCCGGCGGTGGCGGTGTTCGGCCAGAAGGACTACCAGCAGCTGATGGTGATCCGGCAGATGACGGCGCAGCTGGCGCTGCCCATCCGCATCGAGGCCGGCCCGACCGCCCGCGCCGACGACGGCCTGGCCCTGTCGTCGCGCAACGGCTACCTCTCGGCCGACGAACGCGCCGAGGCGCCGGCCCTGGCCCGTGCGCTGCAGGGGCTGGCCGCCGCCGTGCGCGCCGGTGGCCTGCAGGACCTGAGCGCGCTCGAGGCCGAGGCCCAGCAGTCGCTCACCGCCCGCGGCTGGCAGCCCGACTACCTGACCGTGCGCCGCCGCGCCGACCTGCAGCCGCCCACCTCGCCGGCCGAGCCGCTGGTGGCGCTGGGCGCCGCGCGGCTGGGCCGCACGCGGCTGATCGACAACCTCGAGTTCTGACGCCTCAACCCGCGGTGGCCCGCCGCCGCACGCATTCCAGGTAGGCCTCGCCGTCCGGCGGCAGGCCGCTGCGCTGCGAGGCCCACACCATCTCGCCCAGGCATTCCATCGCCTGGTGCTGCGCCTCGTGCAGCGAGCCCAGGCGGACGGCCAGCAGGTCCACCGCCTGCTTGATGCCGCGCGGCTGGTCGATGGCCAGCTGCTCGGTGATCGACAGGTGCATGGCCAGGTGCAGGAAGGGGTTGGTGCGGCCGTCCTCCACCGCGTAGCCGCGGTCCAGCGCCGCCTGCAGGTCCGCCAGGTCGGCGTCGTATTCGGGGTGCTCGGCGATCCAGTCGGCGGCGATGGCCTCCATCGGCGTCAGCGGCAGGCCCTCGTGGCGCTTGCGCCAGGTGTCGCAGAAGAAGCGGCGGACGTCGTGCTGGGAGGGAGCGAACATCGCGCCGATTGTCGCCGCCGCGCCCGCCCCTGCCGGCCTCAGGACTGCTCGGGCCGGATGTCGTGGCGGCGGATGAAGCTGCCCCAGTGCTCGCGCTCCTTCTGCAGCTCGGCGGCGAAATCCTTCGGCGTGTCGAACACCGGGATCAGCGCCTGCTGCTCCAGCCGCTGCGCCACCGCCGGCGTGCGCATGGCGCGGCCGATCTCGCCGGCGATGCGGCCGACCAGCGCGGGCGGCGTGCGGCCCGGCGCCATCACGCTGAAGGAGGTCCAGGCGTGGATGTCGCCATGGCCGGCCTCGGCCAGCGTCGGCACGCCCGGCAGCAGCGGCGTCTTCTGGTTGACCGCCAGCGCGGTCACCTTGCCCGCGCGGATGTGCTGCTCGATGGTCGCCAGGTCGGTGAACATGAACTGCAGGCGTCCGCTGAGCAGGTCCTGGTAGGCCGGGGCCACGCCCTTGTAGGGCACGTGCATGAA
The sequence above is a segment of the Aquabacterium sp. J223 genome. Coding sequences within it:
- a CDS encoding dienelactone hydrolase family protein, which gives rise to MNAMPIRPARQADAVVRRWLARALVPAALLLGAGAGQAETREVSFPWQPGVHDRFSDAAPTGDLTARLHLPDGASGPLPFIVFLHGCSGLRPQLVEHWSSRLNRQGVGVLMVDSFTARGISDVCGEGGPWFGRRVDDVRAAHAWLVQQPFVRTDRIALMGQSHGGAVTLLAMAGVRTSPLFVGGVALYPACQVGAGRLQFGKPTVIMVGDEDNWTPAAACQTLHAAQKQPEHLDLIVYPGARHSFDNPVPYALALRKYYVGEHAASRDKARERVAAFVEAVLKP
- a CDS encoding SulP family inorganic anion transporter — protein: MTVHRFRPRLLDALRGYDRRRLAADIGAGVTVGVVALPLAMAFAIASGVKPEQGLVTAIVAGFLISAFGGSNVQIGGPAGAFIVIVYGIVERYGLTNLLISTALAGVLLFLLGLLRLGTLVRYVPVPIIVGFTNGIAVLIALSQLKDGLGLQVPKVPADAFSQLAALGAHLHTFNPWALAVTLASLAVLLGWSRLGRVGDAASTRAAAAWAARLPAPLVVLVLGGAAVALLGLPVDTIGSRFGGIPRALPALELPAFSWASAQALVVPTVTLALLGAVESLLCARVADQASGLPRHDPNQELMAQGIANVAAPLFGGIPATGTIARTLTNARAGATSPIAGMVHALTLLAVVLLAAPLADRVPLPALAAILLHVAWNMGEWRTLSRRHLRRHGADYRWVLLGTFVLTVVFDLTVAVQAGLVAACAFFLWRMATLFTATPWPDRAPDGVGVVRLEGALFFGAVGRIEALADPSAAPGAPAGTRALVLDADRLFWMDASGLDALVQLQRDLQRQGRELWLTGLRGQPADKVQRAGLTEGLGGARLAPDVGSALAALAA
- the bamE gene encoding outer membrane protein assembly factor BamE, which gives rise to MPSATVTAWLAAGLGALLALVGCDQKRIDRLEEGLSTEADVRREFGEPAAVFAEPDGSRTLEYPRQPEGQVNYLITIAPDGKMSALRQVLQPATFAQVRPGLDKAQVRRLLGRPARTTAYPLKREEEWDWRWRDGMASRWFTVVFDADGRVVRSAESDDRSREGDGQR
- a CDS encoding DUF3460 family protein; the protein is MPLFWKPYKSEITQFLDELKSAKPTLEREQQAGRALLWDKELDPEWQAQFKAGKVSQAPYVYQPRPSK
- a CDS encoding ScpA family protein; the protein is MTATAVAADDHGIPEVVDQVAVARLYGEPLFALPQDLYIPPDALEVFLEAFEGPLDLLLYLIRRQNFNILDIPLASVTRQYLDYVDQIRQHNLELASEYLLMAAMLIEIKSRMLLPQRKADDGAEPEDPRAELVRRLLEYEQMKLAAARLDALPLLGRDFLRAQVTIEQALQPRFPDVTVDDLRGAWADVLKRARLHQHHRISREQLSVREHMSLVLKRLQGRRYVEFDELFDVQRGPQVMVVTFIALLELARERLLEITQAEAFAPIYVRLAYTPAA
- the panB gene encoding 3-methyl-2-oxobutanoate hydroxymethyltransferase; this translates as MSSHTSPGTGGTGRKPVTLNALRELHARGEPVAMVTCYDASFAVACDEAGADSLLVGDSLGMVVQGHASTLPVTLEQVAYHTACVARVKPAAWLIADLPFGSYQEGTAQAVRSSVALMQAGAQMVKLEGGGWTPELVRALVERGIPVCGHLGLTPQSVHALGGYRIQGRTEDGAATLVRHARELRDAGAAMVVLELMPTAVAQQVQAAVPEVITIGIGAGNVTAGQVLVLQDLLGLTRGRLPRFVRNFMEGAGSLDAALKAYVAAVKDRSFPDNAIHGY
- the panC gene encoding pantoate--beta-alanine ligase, which produces MRVIHTVAELRQALQGERTTTFVPTMGNLHDGHLSLVRQAKGFSGPVVASIFVNRLQFAPHEDFDTYPRTLAQDCARLAPAGCDLVFAPSERELYPQPQGVKVVPPPELADILEGAFRPGFFTGVCTVVAKLFAIVQPAVAVFGQKDYQQLMVIRQMTAQLALPIRIEAGPTARADDGLALSSRNGYLSADERAEAPALARALQGLAAAVRAGGLQDLSALEAEAQQSLTARGWQPDYLTVRRRADLQPPTSPAEPLVALGAARLGRTRLIDNLEF
- a CDS encoding DUF1841 family protein, which codes for MFAPSQHDVRRFFCDTWRKRHEGLPLTPMEAIAADWIAEHPEYDADLADLQAALDRGYAVEDGRTNPFLHLAMHLSITEQLAIDQPRGIKQAVDLLAVRLGSLHEAQHQAMECLGEMVWASQRSGLPPDGEAYLECVRRRATAG